In Kiritimatiellia bacterium, the genomic window CCGCCTGGAAAGCATGAAGCCCGGCGCGACGGAAGGATCGTTCGAGCCGGCGGACGTCAAGCCGGTCTCCGGATCGGAAGCCTTCATGCCGCTGGCGCCGGGCTATCACCGGTTCCGCTATCTCGACGGCGCCGTGCACGGCACCAGCCGGGTCTTTGAAGCCATGCCTGGCTCCCTGGTCCGCGTGTGCACGGCGGTGCTCGGCGGTCCCTGATGCCCGGATTCCGGCCGGCCGACGGTTCCGAAATGACCTTGTTCCGGGGCGTCGTCGCCGTTATCGTATCTTCGGGTTGACACACCGCCCATGAGCACCGGCCAGTACATGTCGCAGACGCAGCAGCAGCGGCTGCAGATGGTGCTGGCGCCGCAACTGCGCCAGTCGCTGGCCCTGCTCCAGGTGCCCATCCTCGAGCTGCGGACGCTCGTCCAGGAGGAGATGCAGCAGAATCCCACCCTGGAGGAGAAGGCGACGCGGGACACGCCCGTGGAGATCGAGCCGGGCACGAACGAGCCGGAGAAGGACAAGGCCCTGGATTTCAAGGAGGAGTTCGAGGTCCTGGCCCGCCTGGACGACGAGTGGCGGGAGTACTTTCACCAGAACCAGGCCGCCAACCCCTACACGGCCGAGGACGCCGCGCGCCGCCAGCACTTCTTCGACTCGCTGACCCAGACCGAGTCGCTCCAGGAACACCTGCGGAACCAGTTAATCCTGACCGAGCTGTCCGAGGAGGACCGCCGCGTCGCGGAAATGCTGGTGGGCAGCATCAACGACGACGGCTACCTCGTCACGCCCCTGGCGGACCTGGCCCAGGGCACCGGCTTCGACCTGGCCCGGCTGGAAGAGCTGCTTCATCTCATCCAGGAATTCGATCCCATCGGCGTGGGCGCGCGGGACCTGAAGGAATGCCTCCTCCTGCAGTTGAACCGGCTCGGTAAAGGCGACTCCACCGCGGCGGCGATCGTACGCGACCACCTCGACGACCTGGGCGCGCGGCGCTATCCGCAGCTGGCCAAAGCACTGGGCCTTCCGCCCGAGGAGGTCCAGGAGGCCGCGCGCTTCGTCTCCACGCTCGAACCCCGCCCCGGCCGCCTGTTCAGCGCCGAGTCCGCGAACTACGTCCTCCCCGAGGTCTCCGTGCAGAAGTCCGGCGACGACTACACGATCGCGCTGGATCGGGATTCGGTGCCCCACCTCTTCATCAGCAAGCAGTACCGCCAGTTAATGGAAAACCCGGAGACGACCGCCGAGGTCAAGGAGTACATCCGCGACAAGATCCGCGCGGGGACGTTCCTGATCAAGAGCATCTACCAGCGGCAGCAGACCATCTACCGGATCGCCCGCGAGATCGTCGCGGTCCAGCGGGATTTCCTGGAGCGCGGCGTCTCGCACCTGAAGCCCCTGA contains:
- the rpoN gene encoding RNA polymerase factor sigma-54, with protein sequence MSTGQYMSQTQQQRLQMVLAPQLRQSLALLQVPILELRTLVQEEMQQNPTLEEKATRDTPVEIEPGTNEPEKDKALDFKEEFEVLARLDDEWREYFHQNQAANPYTAEDAARRQHFFDSLTQTESLQEHLRNQLILTELSEEDRRVAEMLVGSINDDGYLVTPLADLAQGTGFDLARLEELLHLIQEFDPIGVGARDLKECLLLQLNRLGKGDSTAAAIVRDHLDDLGARRYPQLAKALGLPPEEVQEAARFVSTLEPRPGRLFSAESANYVLPEVSVQKSGDDYTIALDRDSVPHLFISKQYRQLMENPETTAEVKEYIRDKIRAGTFLIKSIYQRQQTIYRIAREIVAVQRDFLERGVSHLKPLTMAEIAGKLGIHETTVSRAIANKYMQTPRGVFEMKYFFTPGFTTQDGQEISNKTIKDSIAQFVAKEDPAAPLSDQAMVALLKEKGITVARRTIAKYRDELKILPSHLRRAG